From Epinephelus lanceolatus isolate andai-2023 chromosome 23, ASM4190304v1, whole genome shotgun sequence:
tatggagctgaagtcagttCAACATTTCATAACTATTTCAGTCTTGCTcaaaaaaacagtaaacataccttttttctgtttgttacaGGTAGCATTCCATTCtgaggaaacaaaaacagagtCACTGTTAGAATTATTGCACCGAAATTAtcattttcaattaaaaaagaacaaaaaaatctgGCAGGACACAGTCCTCAAAGCTCCTCATAACTCTTACCTCTACTGTGATAGTTCAAAGCCTCCACTAGATGGCGACAACTAAGCAGCAGCTTCCCGTTGCTCTCGTCCACCTCTTGGGGTGTGGTGGGGGTGACGGAGGTAGCGACTGGAATAGGCGTTTCTTCGGGAGGCTGGACTGTCAGAACTGTCTCGAACTGTAGGTCTGCTGACTGTTCAGCGTCTGTGGGCTGAGGAGGGGGGGCAATGGCTGCAGGGCAAGGGCTGGAGCCCTCTGTAGCCGGCCTCGCCTCACTGATGAAACTGAGACCCCACTGGTTCTGTAGCAGCACACCGATGGCGGGGCGGTCCTCCTCCAGCCCGCCGCTTGTTGCTCCCGCCTTCACCTTGGAGGCGTAGCTGACAGCAGGCTGCAGCTTGGCTGGGCTGTCCTGCACTGGGAAGGCAGGTGGGGGCTTGAGCAGTGACAGACTGTCCTCCACCCACCTCTCCTTTTGGTTAACCTTTTGTGGCCGCTCGCTT
This genomic window contains:
- the LOC117249382 gene encoding uncharacterized protein LOC117249382, encoding MHIKTGTWEASNTVCESDTLCDPAVLVATTNSEPHIRNRRLSPGSGNCGGGGGGCISGSDQQPRQLSPEGDLIAPGHTHTFSFRREKERKGQQHKGRSLRRESQKGVGRISERPQKVNQKERWVEDSLSLLKPPPAFPVQDSPAKLQPAVSYASKVKAGATSGGLEEDRPAIGVLLQNQWGLSFISEARPATEGSSPCPAAIAPPPQPTDAEQSADLQFETVLTVQPPEETPIPVATSVTPTTPQEVDESNGKLLLSCRHLVEALNYHSREWNATCNKQKKVPKKVVWYKDAQEHPA